The genomic interval TCGTTGAGGCGGCTCGTGGCCTGCGGATCCCGGAATACGATGGCGGCCACGGCCTTGCGGTCGATCTGCCCTGCGGAGTCGAGGATCCCGCTTCCGAAAGCCTCAACCAGCTCATCACGCTTGACGGGGTCCGACGCGAGAAGACCATGAGCTATCGCGTCGGTCGAGATGACGATAGCCCCCTTCGACTGGAGGTGCTCACAAGCGGTCGACTTCCCTGAGGCGATTCCGCCTGTGATGGCTATGACATACATGTGCACCTCCGGTACAGAACGGGGCCGGGCACTTCGACTTCGATGCGCCCGGCCCCTCGTGTCTAACTAGGTCGTGTCTCGCTTGACGCTACTTGTCTTCCTCGGCGGCGGGCTCTTCGGTCTCGTCGGCCTCAACGACTTCGGCGACCTCAGCGGCTTCCTCGGCGGCGGGCTCTTCGGTCTCAGGGGCCTCAGCGGCTTCCTCGGCGGCGGGCTCGGCAGCTTCGGGAGCCTCGTCGGTCGCTGATGCTTCCTCGGCGTCTGCGTCCTCGATGAACTCAGAGGCGTCTCTCGGCGGCATCTCGATGACGGTTCCGAGCGCCTCGCCTGCTGCCCTCATCGACAGCGAGATGCGGCGGCGGTCCAGATCGACTTCCTGCACCTTGACGTGGATGCTCTCGCCGACCGAGGTGACCTGCTCGGGAGTATCGACATGTCCGCGCGCCATCTCGGAGATATGCACGAGACCCTCGATGTTGTCGCCGATCTCAACGAACACGCCGAACGGCACCATCTTCGTGACGCGACCTTCGATGATCGAGCCGACCGGGTACTTCTTGACCATCTCCTGCCACGGATCGGGCTGGGTCTGCTTCAAGCCGAGCGAGATCCTTTCACGGCTGGCATCAACCTCGAGGACCTTGACCTCAACCTCGTCGCCCACCTTGACCACCTCTGACGGATGGCTGACGTGGCTCCACGAAAGCTCGGAGATGTGGACCAGTCCGTCGATACCGCCGAGGTCGACGAAGGCACCGAAGTCAACGATGCTCGAGACCACGCCAGGCAGTATCTGGCCCTTCGCCAGCTTGCCGAGAACCTCGGAGCGCTCAGACTTGCGGCCTTCCTCAAGCACGACGCGACGCGAAAGGACGACGTTGTTGCGATTGCGGTCCATCTCGATGACGCGAGCCTCGAGCCTGGTTCCCATGTAGGTGATCAGGTCCTTGACCCTGCGCAGATCGACCAAGGATGCGGGCAAGAAGCCGCGCAGGCCGATGTCGATGATGAGTCCACCCTTGACGATCTCGATGACCTCGCCCTCGACGTTCTCGCCGGACTCGAACTTCTCCTCGATGTTCTTCCACGCACGCTCGTACTCGGCGCGCTTCTTGGAGAGGATGAGACGTCCGTCCTTGTCTTCCTTCTGGAGAACGAGAGCTTCGATCTGATCGCCGACAGCGACCA from Actinomycetota bacterium carries:
- the coaE gene encoding dephospho-CoA kinase (Dephospho-CoA kinase (CoaE) performs the final step in coenzyme A biosynthesis.); amino-acid sequence: MYVIAITGGIASGKSTACEHLQSKGAIVISTDAIAHGLLASDPVKRDELVEAFGSGILDSAGQIDRKAVAAIVFRDPQATSRLNDFGDLNDFGDNIEGLVHISEMARGHVDTPEQVTSVGESIHVKVQEVDLDR
- the rpsA gene encoding 30S ribosomal protein S1, encoding MSEHENEQFVEQEVFTDEEMFALIDGTMADFEDGDLVAGTVVKVERDEVLLDIGYKSEGVIPSRELSIRKDVNPSEVVAVGDQIEALVLQKEDKDGRLILSKKRAEYERAWKNIEEKFESGENVEGEVIEIVKGGLIIDIGLRGFLPASLVDLRRVKDLITYMGTRLEARVIEMDRNRNNVVLSRRVVLEEGRKSERSEVLGKLAKGQILPGVVSSIVDFGAFVDLGGIDGLVHISELSWSHVSHPSEVVKVGDEVEVKVLEVDASRERISLGLKQTQPDPWQEMVKKYPVGSIIEGRVTKMVPFGVFVEIGDNIEGLVHISEMARGHVDTPEQVTSVGESIHVKVQEVDLDRRRISLSMRAAGEALGTVIEMPPRDASEFIEDADAEEASATDEAPEAAEPAAEEAAEAPETEEPAAEEAAEVAEVVEADETEEPAAEEDK